In Natronococcus occultus SP4, the following proteins share a genomic window:
- the btuC gene encoding vitamin B12 ABC transporter permease BtuC, whose amino-acid sequence MFRPGRLVSWSVALSALLVGVVVASAALGPVRIDPLTVSRVIADLAGIGTHEVPATHRTIVADVRLPRILLAATVGFALAAAGTVMQGFFRNPLADPSIIGVSSGAAVGAVAAIAFPALVPIGSVHLPAFVGALVTAFLVYAIATEGGRTPVATLLLAGVAIQAFLGAVISFMVVHSGENLREAVIWMMGHLHRSSWGDVGFALPVTVVGVLVLGAYTREMNVLLLGEEDAQHLGVDVERTKLLLLALASLVTAAGVAVAGIIGFVGLVVPHMMRLVVGPDHRILLPTSALAGASFLVIADTVARVGAFGLPIVPVGIVTATVGAPFFLYLLTNREVHAL is encoded by the coding sequence GTGTTCCGTCCGGGCCGTCTCGTCTCGTGGTCGGTCGCGCTCTCGGCGCTGCTTGTCGGCGTCGTCGTCGCGAGCGCGGCGCTCGGCCCGGTGCGAATCGATCCCCTGACGGTTTCGCGGGTCATCGCCGATCTCGCGGGAATCGGCACCCACGAGGTGCCGGCGACCCATCGGACGATCGTCGCAGACGTCCGTCTGCCACGCATTCTGCTGGCCGCGACGGTCGGGTTCGCGCTGGCGGCCGCGGGAACGGTCATGCAGGGATTTTTCAGGAATCCGCTCGCGGATCCGTCGATCATCGGCGTCTCCTCGGGCGCCGCAGTCGGGGCCGTCGCGGCGATCGCGTTTCCGGCGCTGGTGCCGATCGGGAGCGTCCACCTGCCCGCCTTCGTCGGCGCCCTGGTCACCGCCTTCCTCGTCTACGCCATCGCGACCGAGGGCGGACGAACGCCGGTCGCAACCCTGCTGCTGGCGGGGGTCGCGATCCAGGCGTTTCTCGGCGCGGTGATCTCGTTTATGGTCGTCCACAGCGGCGAGAACCTCCGGGAGGCCGTCATCTGGATGATGGGCCACCTCCACCGCAGCAGCTGGGGTGACGTCGGGTTCGCGCTACCCGTCACCGTCGTCGGCGTCCTCGTGCTTGGCGCCTACACCCGCGAGATGAACGTCCTCTTGCTCGGCGAGGAGGACGCCCAGCATCTCGGCGTCGACGTCGAGCGAACCAAGCTCCTCCTGCTCGCGCTGGCGAGTCTCGTCACCGCCGCGGGGGTCGCCGTCGCCGGCATCATCGGCTTCGTCGGCCTCGTCGTCCCCCACATGATGCGCCTGGTCGTCGGCCCCGACCACCGGATCCTGCTGCCGACCAGCGCGCTCGCGGGGGCCTCCTTCCTCGTGATCGCGGACACCGTCGCCCGCGTCGGCGCCTTCGGCCTGCCGATCGTCCCCGTCGGGATCGTCACCGCGACCGTCGGGGCACCCTTCTTCCTCTACCTGCTGACAAACCGGGAGGTGCACGCGCTGTGA
- a CDS encoding heme ABC transporter ATP-binding protein, with the protein MREGARIDLEDVAVSFGETDVLADVSLAVEPGEFVGLVGPNGAGKTTLLRAMSGALEPDRGLVDVDGAPLHERSSKAASRLVAVVPQNTHLSFSFDVRTVVEMGRYPHRSRFSPPDEDDRTAVDRALERTRTARFADRPIDEISGGERQRVVLARAIAQQTPALLLDEPTASLDVNHQIETLELVRELVEEGRTAVAAIHDLDLAARYCDRLVVLSDGTVLESGPPETVLDRDVLAAAFDANAVVTESPVTRTPTVTALRNDPERGVPDRVHVVGGGATAAGVLAELAAADCTCTVGPVASGDAAAELARGQGFEVVTVEPFAPLAADELERTRTAMADADATVVADLEVGAGNQLLLEALADRASLAVLEDRPFAERNHAGERARALYERCRERGVVASPADVLGAVAEAVARTEPTGRALEADDD; encoded by the coding sequence GTGAGAGAGGGCGCCCGGATCGACCTCGAGGACGTCGCGGTTTCGTTCGGCGAGACGGACGTCCTCGCGGACGTCTCCCTGGCGGTCGAGCCCGGTGAGTTCGTCGGGCTGGTCGGACCCAACGGCGCGGGCAAGACGACGCTGTTGCGGGCGATGAGCGGCGCCCTCGAGCCCGACCGTGGGCTCGTCGACGTCGACGGCGCCCCGCTACACGAGCGGTCCTCGAAGGCCGCGAGCCGGCTGGTCGCGGTCGTCCCCCAGAACACCCACCTCTCGTTTTCGTTCGACGTCCGAACCGTCGTGGAGATGGGACGATACCCCCACCGATCGCGCTTTTCGCCGCCCGACGAGGACGATCGGACGGCCGTCGATCGCGCCCTCGAGCGCACGCGAACCGCACGGTTCGCCGACCGACCGATCGACGAGATAAGCGGCGGGGAGCGCCAGCGGGTCGTCCTCGCGCGGGCGATCGCCCAGCAGACGCCCGCCCTCCTGCTCGACGAGCCGACGGCGAGTCTCGACGTCAACCACCAGATCGAGACCCTCGAACTCGTTCGCGAACTCGTCGAAGAGGGCCGTACCGCCGTCGCCGCGATCCACGACCTGGATCTGGCCGCGCGGTACTGCGATCGGCTCGTCGTCCTCTCCGATGGGACCGTCCTCGAGTCGGGACCGCCGGAGACGGTACTGGATCGGGACGTCCTCGCCGCGGCGTTCGACGCGAACGCCGTCGTGACCGAGAGCCCGGTGACGAGGACGCCGACGGTGACCGCCCTGCGGAACGATCCCGAACGGGGCGTTCCCGATCGAGTTCACGTCGTCGGAGGCGGGGCGACCGCCGCGGGCGTCCTCGCCGAGCTCGCCGCGGCCGACTGTACGTGTACGGTCGGCCCGGTCGCGAGCGGTGACGCGGCCGCGGAGCTGGCCCGCGGGCAGGGGTTCGAAGTGGTCACCGTCGAGCCGTTCGCCCCGCTTGCCGCCGACGAGCTGGAGCGAACACGGACCGCGATGGCGGACGCCGACGCGACGGTCGTCGCCGACCTCGAGGTCGGAGCCGGGAACCAGCTGCTGCTCGAGGCGCTCGCAGACCGGGCGTCGCTCGCGGTTCTCGAGGATCGCCCGTTCGCCGAGCGAAACCACGCGGGCGAGCGGGCGCGGGCGCTGTACGAACGGTGCCGGGAGCGGGGGGTCGTCGCGTCGCCGGCCGACGTCCTCGGGGCGGTCGCCGAGGCGGTGGCCCGCACGGAACCGACGGGACGAGCGCTCGAGGCCGACGACGACTGA
- the gatE gene encoding Glu-tRNA(Gln) amidotransferase subunit GatE has protein sequence MTEYDYDELGLVAGLEIHQQLDTATKLFCQCPTELREPEESTRRFTRYLHPTRSELGEIDDAALEESKVDREFEYLAYDSTCLVEEDDEPPHELDREALETTLEIAQLMNMKPVDQAHVMRKIVVDGSNTSGFQRSSLIATDGEIETSEGAVGIEDLLLEEESAQRVAETDDGVRYSLDRLGIPLVEIGTSPDISTPEQALEAAERIGMLLRSTGKVKRGLGTIRQDVNVSIAEGARVEIKGVQSLDDIDDIVRNEVARQVELVEIAAELAEREAAVGDRQDVTDVFENTDSGVIGGALSSGGSVMAVRLEGFDGLVGREIAPDRRLGTELSDHAKRHGAGGIFHTDELPAYGVTEEEVADLREAVGADPEDAVAIVADDTDTAESAIEAVAERARTALEGVPEETRGANDDGTTRYLRPLPGAARMYPETDVPPVEPDPSEVPEPELLTEKVERYQAEYDLGAGLAEQVAYGTHMPLFEDVVADGVDPTLAASTLESTLTELRRDDVPVESLEREHLEDVLGMVEDGDLPNEGVGDLLAVLAEEPDRTAEEAAEAEGLGGADESEVREAVVEVVERNEGQVEEEGMQAFSGLMGECMGALRGKADGDLVSRLLREEIQKRA, from the coding sequence ATGACCGAGTACGACTACGACGAGCTCGGACTCGTCGCCGGGCTGGAGATCCACCAGCAACTCGATACGGCGACGAAGCTGTTCTGCCAGTGTCCGACCGAACTGCGCGAGCCCGAGGAATCGACGCGGCGGTTCACCCGGTATCTCCACCCCACGCGGAGCGAACTGGGAGAGATCGACGACGCCGCCTTAGAGGAGAGCAAGGTCGACCGCGAGTTCGAGTATCTCGCGTACGACTCGACCTGTCTCGTCGAGGAGGACGACGAGCCGCCCCACGAGCTCGATCGGGAGGCCCTCGAGACGACCCTCGAGATCGCCCAGTTGATGAACATGAAGCCGGTCGATCAGGCCCACGTCATGCGAAAGATCGTCGTCGACGGCTCGAACACGTCGGGCTTCCAGCGCTCGTCGCTGATCGCCACCGACGGCGAGATCGAAACAAGCGAGGGTGCGGTCGGGATCGAGGACCTCCTGCTCGAGGAGGAAAGCGCCCAGCGCGTCGCAGAGACCGACGACGGGGTTCGATACAGCCTCGACCGGCTCGGCATCCCGCTGGTCGAGATCGGCACCAGTCCCGATATCTCGACACCCGAGCAGGCGCTGGAAGCCGCCGAGCGGATCGGCATGCTGCTTCGCTCGACGGGGAAGGTAAAGCGTGGCCTGGGGACGATCCGCCAGGACGTCAACGTCTCGATCGCCGAGGGGGCCCGCGTCGAGATCAAGGGCGTCCAGAGTCTCGACGACATCGACGACATCGTCCGCAACGAGGTCGCCCGCCAGGTCGAGCTCGTCGAGATCGCGGCCGAACTCGCCGAACGTGAGGCCGCCGTCGGCGACCGGCAGGACGTGACCGACGTCTTCGAGAACACCGACAGCGGCGTCATCGGCGGCGCCCTGAGCTCCGGGGGGTCCGTGATGGCCGTCCGCCTCGAGGGGTTCGACGGCCTCGTGGGCCGCGAGATCGCCCCCGACCGCCGTCTGGGGACGGAGCTGTCGGATCACGCCAAGCGCCACGGCGCGGGTGGGATCTTCCACACCGACGAGCTCCCCGCCTACGGCGTCACCGAGGAGGAAGTCGCGGACCTGCGGGAGGCCGTCGGCGCCGACCCCGAGGACGCCGTCGCCATCGTCGCCGACGACACCGACACCGCCGAGTCGGCGATCGAGGCGGTCGCCGAGCGGGCACGGACGGCCCTCGAGGGCGTCCCCGAAGAGACCCGCGGCGCGAACGACGACGGGACGACCCGCTACCTGCGCCCGCTGCCTGGCGCGGCGCGGATGTACCCCGAGACGGACGTCCCGCCGGTCGAACCGGATCCGAGCGAGGTGCCCGAACCCGAGCTCCTGACCGAGAAGGTCGAGCGCTACCAGGCCGAGTACGACCTCGGCGCCGGGCTGGCCGAGCAGGTCGCCTACGGGACCCACATGCCGCTGTTCGAGGACGTCGTCGCCGACGGCGTCGACCCGACGCTCGCGGCCTCGACCCTCGAGTCGACGCTGACCGAACTGCGACGGGACGACGTCCCCGTCGAGAGCCTCGAGCGCGAGCACCTCGAGGACGTCCTCGGGATGGTCGAGGACGGCGACCTTCCCAACGAGGGCGTGGGCGACCTGCTCGCGGTGCTCGCCGAGGAGCCCGATCGGACGGCCGAGGAAGCGGCCGAAGCGGAGGGGCTCGGCGGCGCCGACGAGAGCGAGGTTCGCGAGGCCGTCGTCGAGGTCGTCGAGCGAAACGAAGGGCAGGTCGAGGAGGAGGGGATGCAAGCCTTCTCCGGACTCATGGGCGAGTGTATGGGTGCACTTCGGGGCAAGGCCGACGGCGACCTCGTCAGCCGGCTGCTGCGCGAGGAGATCCAGAAGCGGGCCTGA
- a CDS encoding MFS transporter: protein MAQEQAEVAGPIDAFRQFFSLQRDVLVLSLAMFTFSLGFQMTNRFLPDYLVYLGAGGFVVGLFATLGNVIGAVYPYYGGVVSDRVGSRYALTVFGFLSTFGFAVWLGSAYVPAIDLGVVVLEPWVWVFVGLLLAQCWKSFGIGGHYAIVKQATEPSRLARGFASTETFRRTAFLIAPLIVAVLVADELMPGFLWVLVIAIVFAVLGTIVQHLLYDPDADSVGKEFEGVGQIVDDLRALPDPLRPLLVADTFVRFANGMVYAFFILVITQLLEIGLTTTLPVVGTIDLSPAAFFGVLLGVEMLVALLTMAPTAKVAEYVGLKPVVGLGFFVYAIFPVLLIFGPQYVGGLDETWLLIALFAFSGLRFAGLPAHKALVVGPAEKGAGGRVTGSYYLIRGAIVIPSGALGGFLWQFVDPELSFTIATIIGMIGVVYFAIFGQEFEAYQ from the coding sequence ATGGCACAGGAACAAGCCGAGGTCGCCGGCCCGATCGACGCGTTTCGGCAGTTCTTCTCGCTCCAGCGGGACGTCCTGGTGCTCTCGCTGGCGATGTTCACGTTCAGTCTCGGGTTCCAGATGACAAACCGGTTCCTTCCGGATTATCTGGTCTACCTGGGCGCGGGCGGGTTCGTCGTCGGGCTGTTCGCCACGCTGGGCAACGTGATCGGCGCGGTCTACCCCTACTACGGCGGGGTCGTCTCCGACCGCGTCGGGTCGCGGTACGCCCTGACCGTCTTCGGCTTTCTCTCGACGTTCGGCTTCGCGGTCTGGCTGGGGTCCGCCTACGTCCCTGCGATCGACCTCGGCGTCGTCGTCCTCGAGCCGTGGGTGTGGGTGTTCGTCGGCCTCCTGCTGGCCCAGTGCTGGAAATCGTTCGGCATCGGCGGTCACTACGCGATCGTCAAGCAGGCCACCGAACCGAGCCGGCTGGCCCGTGGGTTCGCCAGCACGGAGACGTTTCGGCGGACGGCGTTCCTGATCGCCCCGCTGATCGTCGCCGTCCTCGTCGCCGACGAGCTAATGCCCGGCTTTCTCTGGGTGCTCGTGATCGCGATCGTCTTCGCCGTCCTCGGGACGATCGTCCAGCACCTGCTGTACGACCCCGACGCCGACTCGGTCGGCAAGGAGTTCGAGGGCGTCGGCCAGATCGTCGACGACCTGCGGGCGCTCCCGGATCCGCTGCGACCGCTGCTGGTCGCCGACACGTTCGTCCGGTTCGCCAACGGGATGGTCTACGCCTTCTTTATCCTCGTGATCACCCAGCTGCTCGAGATCGGACTGACCACGACCCTTCCCGTCGTCGGTACGATCGATCTCTCGCCTGCGGCCTTCTTCGGCGTCCTCCTGGGTGTCGAGATGCTGGTCGCGCTGTTGACGATGGCCCCGACGGCCAAGGTCGCCGAGTACGTTGGGCTCAAACCGGTCGTCGGGCTCGGATTCTTCGTCTACGCGATCTTCCCGGTACTGCTGATCTTCGGCCCCCAGTACGTCGGTGGACTCGACGAAACGTGGCTCCTGATCGCGCTCTTTGCCTTTTCGGGACTTCGATTCGCCGGCCTGCCCGCTCACAAGGCGCTCGTGGTCGGCCCCGCTGAGAAGGGGGCTGGCGGCCGCGTGACGGGATCGTACTACCTGATCCGCGGCGCGATCGTGATCCCCAGCGGCGCGCTTGGCGGGTTCCTCTGGCAGTTCGTCGATCCCGAACTCTCCTTTACGATCGCGACGATCATCGGCATGATCGGCGTCGTCTACTTCGCGATCTTCGGTCAGGAGTTCGAGGCCTACCAGTAA
- a CDS encoding Lrp/AsnC family transcriptional regulator: MDERDVRLLKAIAERETGSPEALHEATGIPVSTIHYRLNNLREEGIIANDRYEIDLEELGLDVTVIIEVHADYKGSYEEFADRLLTVEGVTNVYFTMGETDFIVVARLSESGMVERLIAEFEQLEGVDRTDSTFVISAIEEREALQSYELETLLEELVE, encoded by the coding sequence ATGGACGAACGCGACGTGCGTCTGCTGAAGGCGATCGCCGAGCGGGAAACCGGCAGTCCCGAGGCGCTCCACGAGGCCACAGGGATCCCGGTATCGACGATCCACTACCGACTGAACAATCTCCGGGAGGAGGGGATCATCGCGAACGACCGCTACGAGATCGACCTCGAGGAGCTCGGCCTCGACGTCACGGTCATCATCGAGGTTCACGCCGACTACAAGGGCTCCTACGAGGAGTTCGCGGACCGCCTGTTAACCGTCGAGGGGGTGACGAACGTCTACTTCACGATGGGCGAGACCGACTTCATCGTCGTCGCCCGACTCAGCGAGAGCGGGATGGTCGAGCGGCTGATCGCCGAGTTCGAACAGCTCGAGGGCGTCGACCGCACCGACTCGACGTTCGTCATCTCGGCGATCGAAGAGCGAGAGGCCCTGCAGAGCTACGAACTCGAGACGCTGCTCGAGGAACTCGTCGAGTAA
- a CDS encoding DMT family transporter has protein sequence MIRRALFRSKYGDLVLFSILALCWGTSFVAIEIGLEYVPPLLFAGLRYGVAGLIVLGYAAVVTDRFRPIDRAEWLSVGVAGIFLIAIYHALLYLGELYVSGAIAATVASTAPILTAAFAGAVLPREQLSLAGVVGLVLGLLGVVAVVRPSPTGLETELLLGAGLVFGAAIAFAVGTVLTRPLDAGLPLETLQAWAMLIGAAVLLVGAPLRGERLAAIDVTSTALLSFTYLTLVSSVFAFLLYFQLLDRAGPTQVALVGYAEPAVAIGVSWVLLGYVVDSLTILGLLTILAGFAAIKRRHLARVVDTLFEEESDQRPSVGSRLPQEPSEARTDGGTPQEADAVGAERSAD, from the coding sequence ATGATTCGACGCGCGCTCTTTCGGTCTAAGTACGGAGATCTGGTGTTGTTCTCGATCCTCGCGCTCTGCTGGGGGACCTCCTTCGTCGCGATCGAGATCGGCCTCGAGTATGTGCCGCCGCTGCTGTTCGCCGGCCTCCGGTACGGGGTTGCGGGCCTGATCGTTCTCGGTTACGCCGCCGTCGTGACCGATCGGTTCCGTCCGATCGATCGGGCCGAGTGGCTCTCGGTCGGCGTCGCCGGAATCTTCCTTATCGCCATCTACCACGCGCTGTTGTATCTCGGCGAGCTGTACGTCTCGGGTGCGATCGCGGCGACGGTCGCCAGCACCGCTCCGATCCTCACCGCTGCGTTCGCTGGCGCCGTCCTCCCACGGGAGCAACTCTCACTCGCGGGCGTCGTCGGGCTCGTCCTCGGGCTGCTCGGGGTCGTCGCCGTCGTCCGACCCTCGCCGACGGGACTCGAGACCGAGCTCCTGCTCGGCGCTGGGCTCGTCTTCGGCGCCGCGATCGCCTTCGCGGTCGGAACTGTTCTCACGCGACCGCTCGACGCCGGTCTCCCCCTCGAGACGCTGCAGGCCTGGGCGATGCTCATCGGCGCGGCAGTGTTGCTGGTCGGTGCCCCGCTTCGGGGCGAGCGACTCGCCGCAATCGACGTAACCTCGACTGCACTGCTATCGTTCACCTACCTGACGCTCGTCTCGAGCGTGTTCGCCTTCCTGCTGTACTTCCAGCTGCTCGACCGCGCCGGCCCGACCCAGGTCGCACTGGTGGGGTACGCCGAGCCCGCGGTCGCGATCGGCGTGAGCTGGGTCCTGCTAGGGTACGTCGTCGACTCTCTGACGATACTGGGGCTGTTGACGATCCTCGCCGGGTTCGCCGCGATCAAGCGACGTCACCTCGCTCGGGTCGTAGACACGCTGTTCGAGGAAGAGAGCGATCAACGACCGAGCGTCGGTTCTCGGCTCCCGCAGGAACCGAGCGAAGCCAGAACCGACGGCGGGACGCCCCAGGAAGCCGACGCAGTCGGAGCGGAACGGAGCGCCGACTAG
- a CDS encoding HTH domain-containing protein has translation MNAQSQTLTVVCHVRAPLLLEPVDSQVESLRACEDEGRIDDLLVRSWPKEVSRSGESPYQEVLETHERLQRWADRHEVSLSPPFRTRTTTSQITDETEDVLVTPLLCLEYYRGDELVGVYPHTTGEETITTEDVIARIRCGDDSASAAEALAKLTPDSAGSPGTNQTVVTGNGATEGLETESPTRSGTCPDCEGDVVDGQGLVACMDCGWIGTLAENGGYGSTILERTQHGTTDTEPESVRSVPSR, from the coding sequence ATGAATGCACAATCGCAGACACTGACGGTGGTTTGTCACGTGCGGGCGCCGTTGCTCCTTGAACCGGTCGACAGCCAGGTCGAGAGCCTACGCGCCTGCGAGGACGAAGGACGGATCGACGACCTGCTGGTGCGAAGCTGGCCGAAGGAGGTCAGCCGCTCCGGGGAGAGTCCCTACCAGGAGGTCCTCGAAACCCACGAGCGACTGCAGCGATGGGCCGACCGACACGAGGTGTCGCTCAGCCCGCCGTTCAGGACGCGCACGACGACATCACAGATCACCGACGAGACCGAGGACGTCCTCGTGACGCCGTTGCTGTGCCTCGAGTACTACCGCGGCGACGAGCTGGTCGGCGTCTACCCACACACGACCGGCGAGGAGACGATCACGACCGAGGACGTGATCGCCCGGATCCGCTGTGGCGACGACTCCGCCTCGGCGGCCGAAGCGCTCGCAAAGCTGACGCCCGATTCGGCCGGTTCGCCGGGAACGAATCAGACGGTCGTGACCGGGAACGGTGCTACCGAGGGCCTCGAGACGGAGTCCCCGACGCGGTCCGGGACGTGTCCCGACTGCGAGGGTGACGTGGTCGACGGCCAGGGACTGGTGGCCTGTATGGACTGTGGATGGATCGGAACGCTCGCCGAGAACGGCGGGTATGGGTCGACCATCCTGGAACGGACACAACACGGGACAACCGATACCGAGCCCGAGTCCGTTCGTTCGGTTCCGTCTCGGTAG
- a CDS encoding RNA methyltransferase: protein MSETSDRDDTDDPDSGVTSDRTPPAVAVVDAETPGNVGTIARAMKNFGFEDLLLVDPPELDPDGEAYGYAGHAREDVLPDATELSFDELAKNYHTIGCTAVTNEDDRSHVRYPYSTPAELAERLPTVEAPTALVFGRERVGLTNEELARIDEICSIPASAEYPVLNLGQAATVTLYELRTLTLTETQLPELERTRAPEPTLDRLYDQWGALLAELNHPDEKRDKTMRMLRRVFGRADLTEREANTLLGILRRATERPAED from the coding sequence ATGAGTGAGACGTCGGACCGCGACGACACGGACGACCCCGACTCGGGTGTGACGAGCGACCGAACGCCGCCCGCGGTCGCGGTCGTCGACGCCGAAACGCCCGGCAACGTCGGCACTATCGCCCGCGCGATGAAGAACTTCGGATTCGAGGACTTGCTGCTCGTCGATCCGCCGGAGCTCGATCCCGACGGCGAAGCCTATGGCTACGCGGGTCACGCCCGGGAGGACGTCCTCCCGGACGCGACCGAGCTCTCCTTCGACGAGCTCGCGAAGAACTACCACACGATCGGTTGCACAGCGGTCACGAACGAGGACGACCGCAGCCACGTGCGTTACCCCTATTCGACGCCCGCCGAACTCGCGGAACGGCTGCCGACCGTCGAGGCGCCGACGGCGCTGGTCTTCGGCCGCGAGCGGGTCGGACTCACCAACGAGGAGCTGGCACGGATCGACGAGATCTGTTCGATCCCCGCCAGCGCGGAGTACCCCGTGTTGAACCTCGGACAGGCCGCGACGGTGACGCTGTACGAACTCCGAACGCTCACACTGACGGAAACCCAGCTGCCGGAACTCGAGCGCACCCGAGCGCCGGAGCCGACGCTCGATCGGCTCTACGATCAGTGGGGTGCCTTGCTTGCGGAACTCAACCACCCCGACGAGAAACGTGACAAGACGATGCGGATGCTCCGTCGGGTGTTCGGGCGGGCCGACCTGACCGAGCGCGAAGCAAATACACTGCTGGGAATCCTCCGACGGGCGACCGAACGCCCCGCCGAGGACTGA
- a CDS encoding Cdc6/Cdc18 family protein: MSANDDRDPLFRYDDPIFADERLLEITHLPGPDRIVGRDEQMQRVADALNPAIFGSEPNHLFIFGKTGTGKSLISRSVTKRVISEAKRDDVTVNYAFIDCGEQNTEASIVKTIAQLVNDPEQSGITVPDRGLGTGDYYKRLWQAVDRCTDVTIVILDEIDMLEDDEVLRKLSRAGENRRISDSSIGIIGISNKIDFPDHLSERVKSSLSRDELVFSPYDANQLVEILEKRRDAFHDEVLSGDVIPLTAALAAQEHGDARKAIDILRNAGRIAKKQNADRVTADHVRDAKEKTEADRFNELIEGSPQQAKAILYSLTILTENSSEKEFPTKIIYNQYKEVARRLDFDVLSERRVQEILQEQNFLNVIQSEREGRGRGRGAHAKHRLLENPSIVKKVLLRDSRLAPLEADA, encoded by the coding sequence ATGTCCGCGAACGACGACCGTGATCCGCTCTTCCGATACGACGATCCGATCTTTGCCGACGAGCGGCTGCTCGAGATCACGCACCTGCCCGGTCCGGACCGGATCGTCGGCCGCGACGAGCAGATGCAGCGGGTAGCCGACGCGTTGAATCCGGCTATCTTCGGGAGCGAGCCCAACCACCTCTTTATTTTCGGTAAGACCGGAACCGGCAAATCGCTGATCTCCCGGTCGGTCACAAAGCGGGTGATCTCGGAGGCCAAGCGAGACGACGTCACGGTCAACTACGCGTTTATCGACTGTGGTGAACAGAACACCGAGGCCTCGATCGTCAAGACGATCGCCCAGCTGGTCAACGACCCGGAGCAAAGCGGGATCACCGTCCCCGACCGCGGACTGGGAACGGGCGACTACTACAAGCGACTCTGGCAGGCCGTCGATCGCTGTACCGACGTCACGATCGTTATTCTCGACGAGATCGACATGCTCGAGGACGACGAGGTGCTCCGAAAACTCTCGCGGGCGGGGGAGAACCGGCGAATCTCGGACTCGAGTATCGGCATTATCGGCATCTCGAACAAGATCGACTTCCCCGATCACCTCTCCGAACGGGTCAAGTCAAGTCTCTCCCGGGACGAACTCGTCTTCTCGCCGTACGACGCCAACCAGCTCGTCGAGATTCTCGAGAAGCGCCGGGACGCCTTCCACGACGAGGTGCTCTCGGGCGACGTTATCCCGCTGACGGCAGCACTGGCCGCCCAGGAACACGGCGACGCGCGCAAGGCGATCGACATCCTCCGGAACGCGGGCCGAATCGCGAAGAAACAGAACGCCGACCGCGTCACCGCCGACCACGTCCGGGACGCCAAGGAAAAGACCGAGGCCGACCGCTTCAACGAGCTGATCGAGGGCTCGCCCCAGCAGGCGAAGGCGATCCTTTACTCGCTGACGATCCTCACCGAGAACAGTTCGGAGAAGGAGTTCCCGACGAAGATCATCTACAACCAGTACAAGGAGGTCGCCCGGCGGCTCGACTTCGACGTCCTCTCGGAACGACGGGTGCAGGAGATCCTCCAGGAGCAGAACTTCCTGAACGTCATCCAGTCCGAGCGCGAGGGCCGAGGACGCGGGCGGGGCGCCCACGCGAAACACCGGCTGCTCGAGAACCCATCGATCGTCAAGAAAGTCCTGTTGCGGGATTCCCGGCTCGCACCGCTGGAAGCGGACGCGTAG
- a CDS encoding 6-hydroxymethylpterin diphosphokinase MptE-like protein, which translates to MEFDEWEPVYDAIRREFGYDRHGDERARDVLAELTDPFDLRRLDAASGATVAVVGAGPTLSDELAVAREADVVFAASTAADTLLEADIDVDCMVTDLDKNPDTVRRLTRQETPVAVHAHGDNISQLRAVVPNCRDDWLLPTTQVAPRGPVRNVGGFTDGDRAAFLADRLGAGELRFVGWLFDDPSVDPTKARKLVWAERLLYWLETRRDERFDVLDGRRSTIETVSLPVD; encoded by the coding sequence ATGGAGTTCGACGAGTGGGAACCGGTCTACGACGCGATCAGACGGGAGTTCGGCTACGATCGCCACGGCGACGAGCGCGCCCGGGACGTCCTCGCCGAACTTACGGACCCGTTCGACCTCCGGCGCCTCGACGCCGCCAGCGGTGCGACCGTCGCGGTCGTCGGCGCCGGCCCGACGCTGTCGGACGAGCTCGCCGTCGCTCGCGAGGCCGACGTCGTCTTCGCGGCCTCGACGGCCGCCGATACGCTCCTCGAAGCGGATATCGACGTCGACTGTATGGTCACGGACCTCGACAAGAACCCCGACACCGTCCGTCGACTAACCCGGCAGGAAACTCCGGTCGCCGTTCACGCCCACGGGGACAACATCTCACAGCTCCGGGCGGTCGTTCCCAACTGCCGCGACGACTGGCTCCTGCCGACAACGCAGGTCGCGCCTCGCGGTCCGGTTCGGAACGTCGGCGGCTTTACCGACGGCGACCGAGCGGCGTTTCTCGCGGACCGCCTCGGCGCCGGGGAACTCCGATTTGTCGGCTGGCTGTTCGACGACCCATCGGTCGATCCCACGAAAGCCCGGAAGCTCGTGTGGGCCGAGCGACTGTTGTACTGGCTCGAAACCCGTCGTGACGAGCGGTTCGACGTCCTCGACGGCCGTCGGTCGACGATCGAGACGGTCTCGCTGCCCGTCGACTGA